The DNA sequence ACTGAAGCTTTCTTCCTGAATGTTCTTCATGGGCTTTTAAGTCAAAATCAGTTCTTGAATGAATACCTTCCAATTCCTTGAAACCAAAAGGGAAATTAAATTCAATATCCGCTGCTGCATTTGCATAGTGCGCTAATTTTTCATGATCATGGAATCTGTAATTATCGTCTCCTAAACCTAAAGCTAGGTGCCAGTTAAGACGCTTTTGCTTCCATTGTTCGTAGAATTCCAATTCTGTTCCCGGAGCTACAAAGAATTGCATTTCCATTTGTTCGAACTCACGCATTCTGAAAATAAACTGTCTTGCAACAATCTCATTTCTGAATGCCTTTCCGATCTGTGCGATACCGAAAGGAAGTCTGTGACGGGATGTTTTTTGTACATTTAAGAAATTAACGAAGATTCCCTGAGCTGTTTCCGGTCTCAAATAAAGGTCCATTGCAGAATCTGCAGAAGCTCCCAATTTTGTTCCAAACATCAGGTTAAATTGTCTTACTTCCGTCCAGTTTTTAGAACCCGTATCCGGATCAGCAATTTCCAACTCCTCGATTAATGCTTTTACATCTGCAAGGTCTTCGTTTTCCAGAGATTTAGCAAGTCTTGAAAGAATAGCTTCTCTTTTTGCACGGTATTCAAGGATTTTAGGATTAGTCGCAACAAACTGATCTTTGTCGAAAGAATCTCCGAATCTTTTTGCAGCTTTTTCGATTTCCTTATTCTCTTTATCTTCAATTTTAGCACAATAATCTTCTACCAGAACATCTGCTCTGAAACGTTTTTTTGAATCTTTATTGTCGATCAAAGGGTCGTTGAATGCGTCCACGTGGCCCGAAGCTTTCCAAGTAGTAGGGTGCATCAGAATTGCTGAATCGATACCTACAATATTTTCGTTAAGCTGTACCATAGCTTTCCACCAATATTGCTTGATATTATTTTTTAATTCAGCACCGTTTTGTCCATAATCATAAACAGCTGATAAACCGTCATAGATCTCACTTGAAGGGAAAATAAAACCATATTCTTTCGCGTGAGAAATCACTTTCTTGAAAACATCTTCTTGCTTTGCCATAATTTTTTAATCGTCTAAAGTGCAAAAATAGTGAAAATGTAGGAAGAAGGATGCGAGAAGATGGAAGTTTTTATAATGCAGAAAATCAGGAGCCGGGAACCTGCTTTCCGCTATATCTTTTGCTGAGCAAAAGGATGCCGCTGCAATCAGGGCTAAAAATCAGTCGGAAATCTCTACTTTTGTCCCATGTTAGAAATTCTTTATCGCGACGAACATCTTATTGCTATCAATAAACCAAGCGGGTTATTGGTCCATAAGTCTTTTTATTCCGGAGAAGCAGATACTTATGCTATTCAGGAATTGAGAAAGCAGATTGGGCAATATGTTTATCCCGTACATCGCCTTGACCGAAAAACTTCGGGTGTTTTGCTGTTCACTTTAGATAAAGACATGTTGAAAATCATGAGTGAGCAGTTTGCCTCAAGACAGGTCGAAAAGAAATACATCGCGATTCTTCGCGGTTGGGCAAAAGAAGAGGAAACGATTGATTATGATTTAGTTAATGAAAATGAAGTGAAACAAAATGCAATTACGTATTATCATCGTTTACAGACTTCAGAAATAGAATTGCCTTTTTTAAAACATCAGACGTCAAGATATTGTTTAGTTGAAGCCATTCCTGAAACGGGAAGATTTCATCAGTTGAGAAAGCATTTTAAGCATATCTTGCATCCTATTTTAGGCTGCCGAAAGCATGGATGTAACAAACAGAACAAGTTGTGGCTTCAGACATTTGGCATCAACAAAATGACGCTTCATGCCCATCAATTGGTTTTTAATCATCCTGTTTCGAACGAAATAATTACAATAAATGCAACGATCGATGATGAATTCAAAAGAGTAGGAGCTATTTTGAATTTCGATTTGAGTTCATATTCCTAAGATGTTGGTATCCATTCTCCACTTTCAACTTTCCATTTTCAACTCTCCTCTAAAACCGCTATCTTTGTATTCCAAAAAAAGGCATGTACAAAACCCTGATCCGTCCCATTCTTTTTAAATTCGATCCTGAAGAAGTTCATTATTTTACTTTTTCAATGCTTAAAAATTTTCCCTTCCTGACAAAACTTTTTCTTCCGAAACCGGTTGTAGATAAAAGATTGGAAAGAGAAGTTTTTGGATTGAAATTTAAAAATCCGGTTGGGCTGGCAGCTGGTTTTGATAAAAATGCTGTGCTTTTTAATGAGCTTTCCGATCTTGGTTTCGGTTTTGTAGAAATTGGAACACTGACTCCCAAAGGGCAACCCGGAAATGACAAAAAAAGACTTTTCCGTCTTAAGGAAGATTCTGCCATCATCAACAGGATGGGTTTCAATAATGAAGGGGTAGACGCAGCGGTTGAAAGACTTAAGAAAAATAAAAATGTACTCATTGGTGGAAATATTGGAAAGAACAAAGTTACCCCCAATGAAGAAGCTGTAAATGACTATAAGATCTGTTTCGAGAAGCTTTTCCCTTACGTTGATTATTTTGTGGTGAATGTAAGTTCTCCCAATACTCCCAATCTTCGTGAGCTTCAGGATAAAGAACCTTTAACTCAGCTTTTAGGAACTTTACAAAAGATGAATACTGAAAAAGCCAGCCCGAAACCAATTCTGTTAAAAATAGCTCCGGATCTGTCTGATGATCAGTTGTTGGATATTATTGATATCGTTAAGGATACTAAAACTGCAGGCGTAATTGCTTCGAATACAACACTTTCAAGAGAAGGTTTGGTTTCAGAAAATCAGTCTGAAATGGGCGGACTTTCAGGAAAACCCTTAACTAAAAGATCTACAGAAGTAATTCGTTTTCTTTCTGAGAAAAGTGGAAGAGCTTTTCCGATTATCGGAGTGGGTGGAATTCATTCTGCAAAAGATGCGATTGAAAAACTGGATGCAGGAGCAAGTTTAATACAGCTTTATACCGGGTTTATTTATGAAGGTCCGGAATTGATCAATGAGATCAATAATGAACTTTTAAAAAGAGCTTCGAGACTCCCGAGATAATTATCGGATGATTTACACTCAGGTATAATTTGCCGGTTTTGTCATTGACTACATCGAATCTTCGATTTCCGTAAGATTCTAAACGAGATTTTAGATGCGGAAGTATTCGTGTCGGGATTCCTACGGAATGACAAATATGGTAGCCACCAATAGTTTGTAAACAGGCTGAATCCCTATTTAAAAAGTTACTTCGATTTTACAACTGATGCATTAGTGGTATCCACAACCAATTTATATGCAGGACTTGTCGTAGTTTTCTTTATGCTGAACTTTAAAATTTTCAGATCTTTACTTTTACTAACGCTGGTGTCATAAATATTGTTAATACAGCTTTCCGTTAAAAGTCTTCATGTCTTTTATAATTCCAGTCATGGGTAAAATACAAGACCCTATACCCTTTTTCGCCTTCACTGGCGCCGCACATCCCACAGGCATTAAAGTTTGAAGTATGCTCAAAATACAGCAAAACCCTGTTTCCTGACTTATCCGAACTGTAAGATAAGAGTTCATTTCCCCCATAACGATCAATAAAATCATAAGTGTTGATCTTCTTATTGTTAGGAAGTATCAGATAATTGTTGAATCTGTAAATCATGCTGTTTTTTGTGAATAGTTTTGCCGTTTGTTTTTTATTTCCTAAAACAAAATACCCTGAAATTTCGTGATTGGAACGGTCATCCGTAAAAATTAAAGTTTCTTTAGGGTTCTGCATTTTCGCAATACTATCTGTTTTTTCTATCAATTGTGGTGAGGTGATCTTTTCGCCTAATATTTTAGCGCTCTGTTTTTGTTTATTGCCAAAATTATAGAGATAAAGATTACCATGGTCGTAAATACCGGTTAAAGGAATTTTTTTCTGATACTTGTCGTAATAATACCAGCCATCTACAAAATGCTGATATTGGTTACAATCAACAATTCCTGTATATTTTAATTGCATCGTAAACGGAATTCCTGAAATTTCTCCCTTAAATATCTGGGATGAATCAGTCACCTCTTTTAATTCTACTTTTTGTGCGAACGAGAGGAACCCTATAGAATACAGGAGGAGGAAAAAAAGTTTTTTCATGATTGGTTTTTATGGTTAGTTTTAGTTTTTTGTTATATAAAGAAATGGGCTATCGTGTAAATAATTAATCCGACCAATCCGCCCACTAACGTACCATTTACGCGGATAAACTGAAGGTCTTTTCCTACTTCAAGTTCCATTTTTTCACTAAGTTCTTTACCTTTCCAGTTTCCAACCGTCGAACTGATGAGGTTTCCGAATTGATGCGTGTTTTTGAGAATATATTTATAAGCGGTAACCCGTACCCAATGATCTATTTTGTTTTGAAGTTTTTCGTCGGTTTTTAGATTTTGAGAAAATTCATTTAAATTCTGGGAAATATACTTTTTAAGGGAAGACTGATCTTCATGAAGTTCTTTCGTTAATGTGTTTTTAATTGAAATCCAGATGTCACTGGAATATTCATTTAATTTTTCATTTTTTAGAAGTCCGTCTTTTATATTTTTAAATTCGCCTTCCCACTTAGGATCTTCTTTTAAATCCTGAGAAAATTCGTAAATTTTCGTGGTAATTAATGAGCGGATCTCATGTTGAGGATCCTCTTCTATTTCCTTAAAGAAATCTGAAAGTCCGCTGGCAATTTTTTCTGCAATTTTATTGTCGACGAATGACGGAATAAAAGAATAACTGCCTTTTTTTACCCGTTCTTCGATCATCTCGTCATTTTCAATGATATATTCTTTGATCTGTTTTGAGAGGTTGGTGATAATCCTTTGATGATCATTTTTATCCAATAGATAATTGATCCCGTTTCCAATAATAATATTGAATTTGATATCATTCGTCATTTCCGATACTTTCTTGCTTATAAAACCGCTGACCGCAGAATCGTCCAGTTTATTGAGGATGTCCAGAACAATATCAGAAAGATTTTTAATGACAATATCCTGATTCTTTTCTTTAACTAGCCATTCCCCAACAAAGTTGGAGATTTTAAGCTTCTGGATATAGGGACGAATATTCTGAGATGAAAGAAAATTGGTCACAACGAAACTGCCAAGATTATCTCCAAGTCTTTCTTTGCTGTTTTCGATCAGATTGGTATGAGGAATAGGGAGTCCTAACGGATGACGAAACAAGGCGGTTACTGCAAACCAGTCAGCTAAAGCACCCACCATTGCGGCTTCGGAAAATGCGCGGACATACCCGATCCAATGAGAAGCATTTGTTTTCTGAAGAAATGTGGTAATGACAAAAATCACAGCCATCAACACAAATAATCCTGTTGCAAACGCTTTATATTTTCTTAATTGTTTTCTTTTAGCTTCATCATTCATATAGTCAAATTTAGTAAATTTGATTATGAAATTTTTAATTTCAATGATCTAATCGTTTTTCTGCAATTATGTTCGCAGAATCAACAACCTATCAAAATTACATTTATGGAAAACGAAGCAAAAAACAATCCATACTATTCAAGAACAGATACTACAAAACTGAATGTTTCCAATGAGGAGTGGAAGAAAATTCTGGCTCCGGATCTGTATGCGGTGTCAAGAGAAGCTGCAACAGAAAGGGCCTTCACGGGAAAATATAATGAATTTGATGAAATAGGGGACTATTATTGTTCCGTTTGCGGGAATCATTTGTTTCGTTCCACAACAAAGTTTGCGAGCAGTTGTGGTTGGCCAAGCTTTTTTGAAGCCGATAAAGAAGGGGTTTATTATAAAAGGGATACCGCTTACGGAATGGAAAGGGTGGAGGTTCTTTGTAAACGATGTGACTCTCATTTGGGGCATGTTTTTGATGATGGTCCAAAGCCTACAGGACTTCGTTATTGCATGAATTCAGTAAGCCTGGAATTTGTTCCGGATTCTAAACTTTAGATTTTCTATGGAAGGATTGAAATATCCTGATAACCGGCATTTAGTCTGGGAAGCTTTATCCGAATTATATCTGGATACAGAGCTTCAGGAGTCAGATTTTCAATATATGGCCCGCATCTTAGTTAAAAGTCCTTTTAGTTTTGAAGAAATAAAAAAGATAGATCAATATGAAGTTTTTCCTGTACTTTTTTCTAATCTTTTAATACCTGCGGGGGAATGGGGAGGATTCGATGAAAAAAAATTGGTCAAAAATATTATGAACTGGATGGAAACGAGAAGTCAGTTGGATATTTTTGCCATCAAATGTATTTATATTCTTTATGAATCTATAAATAGAGCATATTGGAAAAAACTGGAGGAAACCTATAATCAGATGGACACCCAGTAGATGTTTTAAATAGAGTAAAAACTCTCTAAAGCTTTAACCTGCTAGAGCTAAGAAATTTCTTAAAGAAAAGCGGCTGTTTACAGAATGAGAGGATAATACTAATTTTAAGTGATTTGAATCTCATGTAGGGAATGTTTTCCGCAATCATCAATGACCTGTAGAATCGAGGGATTTGATGAATTTTCTGGCCTTGAAATTCTTTCAATATTTCTTTAAAAATGTCGTTTAATTCACAGAATCAGGACGTTAAAGTTTCTTAAATAGCGTTAAACTTAGATTGATTTTAACCTCTGCGTAGCTATGTTTTTATAATTTTGCCCCACTAATTTATTTTTACATAGTTATTGAATGAAAGGATTATATAGCCTGTTAGGCTTTGCGTATATGGTTACGACTTCATTTTATATTTCCCCGGAGAAAGGAAATTTAAGAAGTGAAACCATAAGCACAGAAAAAATTGAAAGATTATCCGACACGAAATCTGAGAAGACAGTAAATACAGTATCTTCATCAGAAGCACTATATAAATCAATTGCATTTGAACCTGGACATGAGCTAAATGAAGAGGTGTTCTTTAAAGCCTTAACAGGATTCGAAAATTTAAAAAAAGCAGGATTGCTGAGTCAAGATTCGCATTTATTAACAGTTTGCGATTTTTCTATGTCTTCCAATACAAACAGGCTTTGGGTAATTGATACACAGGAAAAGAAAGTTTTATTTAATTCATTGGTTGCTCACGGGAAAAATACAGGAGAGGAATTTGCAACCAATTTCTCGAATACGGAAAGTTCACTTCAAAGCAGCATGGGATTTTATATTACAGACGCTACTTATAATGGAGACAACGGGTATTCTTTGAGATTATTGGGAATGGATAAAGGATTCAATGATGCGGCTTACAAAAGAGCGATTGTAATGCATGGAGCCAATTATGTAAGTGAAGAATTTGCAGCAATGCATAAAAGAATAGGACGAAGCTGGGGATGTCCGGCGATCCCTAAGGATCTTACAGCTCCCATCATTAATACCATAAAAGGAAGAAACTGTCTGTTCATTTATTATCCTGACCAGAATTATCTTTCTTCTTCAGAATGGTTAAAAGCTTAATATTGACCCCATTATAATTGTAGAGACGATTTATAAATAAAAGTAAAAATTTGTATGGAAAATAGAAGTGAGTCTGTTCCTGCCTTTAGATTATTGAGTAATCCTGATGGAACGAGCAGATTTGAAAAAGGTAGACTACCCACTTTAAAATCAATGAATACAACTACTTTTTGGATAAGTACAATTACAGAAGAATGGGAAAAAAATACACATCCGGCTCCAAGGAGACAGTATGTGGTAACAGTAAAAGGAAATATTTTATTTAAAGTTAGTGATGGTTCAACATTTCTAATTGAACCAGGAATAATTTTAATAGCAGAGGATACTGATGGTGTTGGACATAGTTGGGAAATAATAGAAGGAGATCAGTGGGAGAGACTTTATATTCCAATAGAAGAGGAAGCAGATGATTTTTTTATTCCTGAATATGAATAAAATGAGAAAGCAGTCAATTTTGACTGCTTTTTTTCTTTCCTTAACATTGTCATTCCGTAGGAATCTCAATGGTTTTATGAGCTGAATTCCTGCGGAATGAAAAACTTAGCTATAGAGATTGATATCTCTTAATCATTATTCTGGATCAGCTAAACTTTTTAAAGATCAATGTCGCATTATGCCCACCAAATCCAAACGCATTACTCAATGCATACGTGATATCCTTCTCCTTAGCTTCATTGAAAACGATATTAACATCTTTAGGAATATTCGGATCAATATTGTGTAAATTGATCGTTGGTGGAATAATTCCGTGTTGAATTGCTTTTATAGAAAGGATTGCCTCAGCTGCACCAGCTGCCCCTAATAAGTGTCCGGTCATGGATTTAGTTCCACTGATATCTAATTTTTTGCTTTCTTTAAAAAGACTGTTGATTGCTTTCAATTCAACGATGTCTCCCATAGGAGTTGAAGTAGCATGCGGATTAATATAATCGATGTCTTCTGTATTTACACCTGCTTCTTTAAGAGCGATTTGCATTGCTTTAATGGCACCAACACCATCTGGATGAGGCGCTGTCATATGATAAGCATCTGCCGTCATTGCGGCACCTA is a window from the Chryseobacterium sp. T16E-39 genome containing:
- a CDS encoding glycine--tRNA ligase, encoding MAKQEDVFKKVISHAKEYGFIFPSSEIYDGLSAVYDYGQNGAELKNNIKQYWWKAMVQLNENIVGIDSAILMHPTTWKASGHVDAFNDPLIDNKDSKKRFRADVLVEDYCAKIEDKENKEIEKAAKRFGDSFDKDQFVATNPKILEYRAKREAILSRLAKSLENEDLADVKALIEELEIADPDTGSKNWTEVRQFNLMFGTKLGASADSAMDLYLRPETAQGIFVNFLNVQKTSRHRLPFGIAQIGKAFRNEIVARQFIFRMREFEQMEMQFFVAPGTELEFYEQWKQKRLNWHLALGLGDDNYRFHDHEKLAHYANAAADIEFNFPFGFKELEGIHSRTDFDLKAHEEHSGRKLQFFDPERNENYVPYVVETSVGLDRLFLSIFSHCLRDEVLEDGSERTVLSLPPALAPIKAAILPLMKRDGLAEYAENIFNDLKYDFNLFYEEKDAIGKRYRRQDAIGTPYCITIDHDSLTDHTVTIRDRDTMQQERVPVSELRRIIDEKTNFRNLLSKI
- a CDS encoding pseudouridine synthase is translated as MLEILYRDEHLIAINKPSGLLVHKSFYSGEADTYAIQELRKQIGQYVYPVHRLDRKTSGVLLFTLDKDMLKIMSEQFASRQVEKKYIAILRGWAKEEETIDYDLVNENEVKQNAITYYHRLQTSEIELPFLKHQTSRYCLVEAIPETGRFHQLRKHFKHILHPILGCRKHGCNKQNKLWLQTFGINKMTLHAHQLVFNHPVSNEIITINATIDDEFKRVGAILNFDLSSYS
- a CDS encoding quinone-dependent dihydroorotate dehydrogenase, with the translated sequence MYKTLIRPILFKFDPEEVHYFTFSMLKNFPFLTKLFLPKPVVDKRLEREVFGLKFKNPVGLAAGFDKNAVLFNELSDLGFGFVEIGTLTPKGQPGNDKKRLFRLKEDSAIINRMGFNNEGVDAAVERLKKNKNVLIGGNIGKNKVTPNEEAVNDYKICFEKLFPYVDYFVVNVSSPNTPNLRELQDKEPLTQLLGTLQKMNTEKASPKPILLKIAPDLSDDQLLDIIDIVKDTKTAGVIASNTTLSREGLVSENQSEMGGLSGKPLTKRSTEVIRFLSEKSGRAFPIIGVGGIHSAKDAIEKLDAGASLIQLYTGFIYEGPELINEINNELLKRASRLPR
- a CDS encoding DUF445 domain-containing protein, which gives rise to MNDEAKRKQLRKYKAFATGLFVLMAVIFVITTFLQKTNASHWIGYVRAFSEAAMVGALADWFAVTALFRHPLGLPIPHTNLIENSKERLGDNLGSFVVTNFLSSQNIRPYIQKLKISNFVGEWLVKEKNQDIVIKNLSDIVLDILNKLDDSAVSGFISKKVSEMTNDIKFNIIIGNGINYLLDKNDHQRIITNLSKQIKEYIIENDEMIEERVKKGSYSFIPSFVDNKIAEKIASGLSDFFKEIEEDPQHEIRSLITTKIYEFSQDLKEDPKWEGEFKNIKDGLLKNEKLNEYSSDIWISIKNTLTKELHEDQSSLKKYISQNLNEFSQNLKTDEKLQNKIDHWVRVTAYKYILKNTHQFGNLISSTVGNWKGKELSEKMELEVGKDLQFIRVNGTLVGGLVGLIIYTIAHFFI
- the msrB gene encoding peptide-methionine (R)-S-oxide reductase MsrB, which gives rise to MENEAKNNPYYSRTDTTKLNVSNEEWKKILAPDLYAVSREAATERAFTGKYNEFDEIGDYYCSVCGNHLFRSTTKFASSCGWPSFFEADKEGVYYKRDTAYGMERVEVLCKRCDSHLGHVFDDGPKPTGLRYCMNSVSLEFVPDSKL
- a CDS encoding murein L,D-transpeptidase catalytic domain family protein, which translates into the protein MKGLYSLLGFAYMVTTSFYISPEKGNLRSETISTEKIERLSDTKSEKTVNTVSSSEALYKSIAFEPGHELNEEVFFKALTGFENLKKAGLLSQDSHLLTVCDFSMSSNTNRLWVIDTQEKKVLFNSLVAHGKNTGEEFATNFSNTESSLQSSMGFYITDATYNGDNGYSLRLLGMDKGFNDAAYKRAIVMHGANYVSEEFAAMHKRIGRSWGCPAIPKDLTAPIINTIKGRNCLFIYYPDQNYLSSSEWLKA